One window of Pyrus communis chromosome 12, drPyrComm1.1, whole genome shotgun sequence genomic DNA carries:
- the LOC137710375 gene encoding auxin response factor 9-like → MANREGGDLYPELWKACAGPLVDVPRVNERVLYFPQGHMEQLEASTPTNQELNQGIPQFNLPSKILCRVVNVNLLAEQETDEVYAQITLIPDVNQTEPTSPDPCLTEPQRPAVHSFCKVLTASDTSTHGGFSVLRKHATECLPPLDMTQATPTQELVAKDLHGYEWRFKHIFRGQPRRHLLTTGWSTFVTSKRLSAGDSFVFLRGVNGELRVGVRRLARQQSSMPSSVISSQSMHVGVLATASHALATQTLFVVYYKPRTSQFIIGLNKYLEAVNNKFSVGIRFKMRFEGEDVPERRFSGTIVGLEDISPHWADSKWRSLKVHWDESASIPRPDKVSPWEIEPFVASVPPSLPQPAVVKNKRPRPPTEIPALDAMSSTASAMWNSGLSQSHDKSPLSVSAEGKRSESHVGWQHQQADVISNNSVPRTQTDAGWFSSQAGGSPHMFQETMEDSKSVSAWPVFSGYSTPNSSKLKNDSMFDHVEKEKKTETATSCRIFGIDFTNHSTSSPAMEKVPLQPISGSTGTPEGRVSNMLAAESDQKSDLSKTSKEGKPGQLQVSPKETQSKHSCSTSARSRTKVQMQGIAVGRAVDLTTLEGYDQLIDELEEMFDIKGQIRHSNMWQIVFTDNEGDMMLMGDDPWSEFCDMVKRIFICSSQDMKKISAGCKLPMSSQEVEGGPLISSD, encoded by the exons ATGGCGAATCGGGAAG GCGGCGATCTGTATCCGGAGCTATGGAAGGCCTGCGCGGGCCCACTCGTCGATGTGCCTCGCGTCAACGAGAGAGTCCTCTACTTTCCACAGGGCCACATGGAACAA TTGGAGGCGTCAACGCCAACAAATCAGGAACTGAATCAAGGGATTCCGCAGTTCAATCTTCCCTCGAAGATTCTTTGCCGCGTCGTTAACGTTAACCTACTG GCTGAGCAGGAAACAGATGAGGTTTATGCACAGATTACTTTAATTCCAGATGTAaat CAAACGGAGCCTACTAGTCCTGATCCATGCCTTACTGAACCTCAAAGACCTGCAGTTCACTCATTCTGCAAAGTTTTAACTGCCTCTGATACAAGCACCCATGGCGGGTTTTCTGTTCTTCGGAAACATGCCACTGAATGCCTTCCTCCACTG GACATGACCCAGGCAACCCCAACTCAGGAATTGGTTGCCAAGGATCTTCATGGTTACGAGTGGCGATTTAAGCATATTTTCAGAG GTCAACCACGGAGGCACTTGCTTACAACAGGGTGGAGTACTTTTGTCACCTCCAAGAGATTAAGTGCTGGAGATTCCTTTGTATTTCTCAG AGGGGTCAACGGGGAGTTACGTGTTGGAGTTAGACGTCTTGCTCGTCAACAGAGCAGCATGCCATCATCTGTGATCTCGAGTCAAAGCATGCATGTAGGGGTGcttgcaactgcatctcatGCACTTGCAACCCAAACTCTTTTTGTCGTCTATTATAAACCAAG GACTAGTCAGTTCATTATTGGTTTGAACAAGTATTTGGAGGCTGTCAACAATAAGTTTTCAGTCGGAATTAGATTCAAAATGAGGTTCGAGGGGGAGGATGTTCCTGAGAGAAG GTTTTCAGGCACAATTGTTGGTCTTGAAGATATATCTCCTCACTGGGCAGATTCAAAATGGCGATCACTTAAA GTTCACTGGGACGAATCTGCATCCATTCCAAGGCCTGACAAGGTATCGCCTTGGGAGATAGAACCTTTTGTGGCGTCTGTACCTCCAAGCCTTCCTCAACCAGCTGTGGTGAAGAACAAAAGGCCTCGACCACCCACTGAAATCCCAGCTCTTG ATGCAATGAGTTCAACAGCGTCAGCTATGTGGAATTCTGGGCTGTCACAGTCCCATGACAAGTCACCACTGAGTGTCTCTGCTGAAGGCAAAAGAAGTGAAAGTCATGTTGGATGGCAACACCAACAGGCAGATGTGATCAGCAACAACTCTGTTCCAAGGACTCAGACTGATGCGGGATGGTTCTCTTCTCAGGCAGGTGGTTCTCCGCACATGTTTCAGGAAACAATGGAGGATAGTAAAAGTGTTTCTGCTTGGCCTGTTTTCTCTGGATATTCGACTCCAAACTCATCAAAGCTGAAAAATGACTCAATGTTTGACCATGttgaaaaagagaagaaaactgAGACAGCTACTAGTTGTCGAATTTTTGGAATAGACTTTACAAATCATTCTACAAGCTCCCCTGCCATGGAGAAGGTACCTCTGCAACCAATCAGTGGATCTACTGGAACCCCTGAAGGACGTGTTAGTAACATGTTAGCAGCCGAGTCAGACCAGAAATCTGACCTTTCAAAGACTTCTAAAGAAGGCAAACCTGGACAGCTGCAAGTATCACCGAAGGAAACACAGAGCAAACATAGTTGCTCTACGTCCGCCAGAAGTCGCACCAAG GTTCAAATGCAGGGGATAGCTGTTGGCCGAGCAGTGGACTTGACGACATTGGAAGGATATGATCAGCTTATAGATGAACTGGAGGAGATGTTTGACATCAAGGGACAGATTCGCCACAGTAACATGTGGCAAATTGTCTTTACTGATAATGAAGGAGATATGATGCTTATGGGTGATGACCCGTGGTC GGAATTCTGTGACATGGTGAAAAGAATCTTTATATGTTCAAGTCAAGACATGAAGAAAATTAGCGCCGGCTGCAAACTTCCAATGTCGTCACAAGAAGTTGAAGGGGGACCGTTAATAAGCTCGGACTAA
- the LOC137709709 gene encoding probable E3 ubiquitin-protein ligase RHA4A — protein MASLPQTPNSTSNSHLYPQALQLKLYQAFIFSIPILFSIILFLLFYLFYLKRRASALLSSSQPVLPRSNNYNLQAAPTTYHVSTDCPVGLKGELKEKLQTILFDEEQRKKDSQCCVCLGEFEMEEELLQVRSCKHVFHVDCIHHWLHNNTTCPLCRCTVIPISTKLDSPATPPAGADVSDPVVQQRHHSIIISHQSPGSIVLLDQQNQQQQHQTGNNAISGVTTPTEEGSSSDQSSTILRDSGRLPGYYTNQDLREPVVVYIQTHDS, from the exons ATGGCCAGTCTTCCTCAAACTCCAAACAGCACTAGTAATTCTCACCTTTATCCTCAAGCACTCCAACTTAAACTTTACCAGGCCTTCATATTCTCGATTCCTATCCTTTTTTCCATCATCCTTTTTCTCCTCTTCTACTTGTTCTACCTCAAAAGAAGGGCTTCCGCTCTCTTATCATCTTCTCAACCAGTTCTTCCAAGGAGTAATAACTATAATCTTCAAGCTGCACCTACCACATATCATGTTTCCAct GATTGTCCGGTGGGTTTGAAGGGGGAGCTCAAGGAGAAGCTTCAAACAATTTTATTTGATGAAGAACAAAGGAAAAAGGATTCACA ATGTTGTGTTTGCTTGGGGGAATTCGAAATGGAAGAAGAGTTGCTGCAAGTGCGATCATGCAAACACGTGTTTCATGTTGATTGCATACATCACTGGCTGCATAACAACACAACTTGCCCACTTTGCAGGTGCACTGTGATTCCAATCAGTACCAAACTTGATAGTCCTGCAACACCACCTGCAGGTGCTGATGTGTCCGACCCAGTAGTACAACAGCGGCACCATAGCATAATAATATCCCATCAGAGTCCAGGTAGTATTGTATTGTTGGATCAACAAAATCAGCAACAACAGCATCAAACGGGCAATAATGCTATTTCTGGTGTAACAACACCAACTGAAGAAGGTTCATCAAGTGACCAAAGTAGTACGATTTTAAGGGACTCTGGGAGGTTACCTGGGTACTATACTAATCAAGATCTGAGAGAACCAGTCGTTGTCTACATCCAAACTCATGATTCATAA